One window from the genome of Erwinia sorbitola encodes:
- a CDS encoding GNAT family N-acetyltransferase, which yields MTIEFVTMNENHLDAAFALTRQMKWPHRRADWQQALLLGEGLVAQENGEVIGTALRWRWGRDYATLGLVIVDGAQQGRGIGKQLMQQTLAALEGSNVRLHATEAGKPLYEKLGFVATGHVEQHQCRELSPVTPVACGPQQRLRHAGMQDAALLTALDRQALGQHRPLLIANLLASAERFLVLEENGTAAGFACLRRFGHGYAIGPVIARNLSNAKLLVSQLLSGASGQFVRIDTDRSAGLGRWLNELGMAEVDAPTTMYKGVPWQPENGGMQAFGLMSQAMA from the coding sequence ATGACAATTGAATTCGTGACGATGAATGAGAACCACCTGGATGCCGCCTTCGCCCTGACCCGGCAGATGAAGTGGCCGCACCGCCGCGCCGACTGGCAGCAGGCGCTGCTGCTGGGTGAAGGTCTGGTGGCGCAGGAAAATGGCGAGGTAATTGGAACCGCGCTGCGCTGGCGCTGGGGGCGGGATTACGCCACCCTTGGACTGGTGATTGTTGACGGTGCCCAGCAGGGGCGCGGTATTGGTAAACAGCTGATGCAGCAGACGCTGGCAGCACTGGAAGGCAGCAATGTTCGCCTGCATGCCACCGAGGCCGGAAAGCCGCTGTATGAAAAACTGGGCTTTGTGGCTACCGGCCATGTTGAGCAGCACCAGTGTCGCGAACTCTCTCCGGTGACGCCCGTTGCCTGTGGCCCGCAGCAGCGTCTGCGCCACGCCGGCATGCAGGATGCAGCGCTGCTGACCGCACTCGATCGCCAGGCGTTGGGGCAGCATCGTCCGCTACTTATCGCCAATCTGCTCGCTAGCGCAGAGCGTTTTCTGGTGCTGGAGGAAAACGGCACGGCGGCCGGTTTTGCCTGTCTGCGACGTTTCGGCCATGGCTATGCCATCGGCCCGGTAATTGCGCGTAATCTTTCGAATGCAAAGCTGCTGGTAAGCCAGCTGTTAAGCGGTGCCAGCGGCCAGTTTGTGCGCATTGATACCGATCGTTCCGCAGGGCTTGGCCGCTGGCTGAACGAGCTGGGGATGGCGGAAGTCGATGCACCAACCACGATGTATAAAGGCGTGCCCTGGCAGCCAGAAAATGGCGGCATGCAGGCGTTCGGGCTGATGAGCCAGGCGATGGCCTGA